catgatgctaggcgtggaaggagaagatggaccatcttgcaattcttgaagtccttccctcatgtgtatgaatatcatcttcaatgtgtcttcacctttgttgtctcaatttccttcaacttcttcttgtactaagtcatggtcccaatcattgcttcacatcatcgtcgcctccttcaattcctcgttgtcccattgctgcctcatcttcacaaatttttctttcaattttcagagcagaacatgtactgaacattgctccattgcgaagtgcacgaattttcctttacAATGAGTCCTCATTcacccaaaattgattccgaacaagagagttatgtccatttcatcccagtACTGCAattgtcccgacgaatttcagaacgcacaACGTCCAAtattcttgccatatctccttgtacgggtcttcaaattcattgatcttggatgcgttggaacgggaattttatagagcttctgaatatcaactttttcgtccttgtacgtctctgtccctatgcaaaatttgatgaaaacagcggggcttgctctcgaactttggagatgttgacgaatttgatttcttctttgatcacgaattcatgggaatgctttgtcatgcctgcaaaacaattcaagtgcacaatctacccccaaggttatagttgggagtagaaacaattgccaacaaaccaaatacatcccctaagatacttaacttgtggcatagttagtctagtgaaaattaaacctaatgggtgtatgtgaatgcaagtgggaggtgtgtgtatgaaaatgagaggaaaatggattgctatcttggtcaaaagagcttaaagatggaggtccgcaaacaagtttaaacaccacgtttacacaagattgaaaaaggtaaatgctatcatgataagcattacatggataggaaagtatacatcaataagattgagaccgagctagcaaaatgagggcatgaacaatggaatggatgcaaagtgcaaatgcaaagttagcaaaaacaagtgttagcaaggttgaaaggacctttcgatgttgttccgcaactagcttattcaaaaacaattgctaagagtgacaaaaagccttcgcgacacttcataagtgaggcttttgtcaatgaaaagattatttatcgaaaaggaccaagcaaccgagctaacaaggttttagaagtaggtttatgggtttcctatatttttggcttaaaacaaaaattttgaagagagagtgttgggtatagaaattctatctagggtggtttataaaaaaactagagagaaacaaaagttagattttttttaaagaaaaacataacctatggttttaggattgctctatgagtggttttcctaagggttttaggatctcaaaagtgaggctagtcaatgtttttttaaaaaagagtttttttaaatgcaacatgcaatgcaatgcaagggtgagacgaaaaacatggtatgcaatgcaacatggggtgggtgaacaaaatgatatgacatgatgaggtggtctaaaacaaaaaaaaagttagcctaagttaactagccacaagtttagaatcaaagggtggtgcaatgcttcataaatctctctaaaaagacacaaagaaaaagactcaaaacactaataggcacacaaaaatgtctacaagtttcccaagatcaaataacgaagtgctccctcaataacatttagaaagaacaacatgaagttgtggtttttgttagagcaatggtacaatgttacttgatatttcaattaaagagtgcaaagtagacggtcatattaaaaagatcgggttgcctcccgcaaagagcttcatttaaagtcatagagctcgactttcttaccttcaaattgatgtgaagccatggtccttcatgcaagaggtgaaggtgttccatgcagctcttattccacttcccatgttggacatgatcaatcacgcttaatggaaaacttgcccaatcgtctctcacatcatcgtcacctccttctttgttgtccttcgtcgctacctttcttttcacagattttcctctctgtccagattgggagttgcaccaaccatttgatccaatgcaaggtgtatgaaatcttctttccaacaagtcttcatttgcccaaaacgcattccaattgagggagttatgcacctttttcccgtcactgcaatctgacccgtgctgatttcagcacgtgcatctccgatgtttgagacagagctcctcccatgggtcttcaattgtatcgatcatggatgcattgaaccgaggacttgatggagatcctgaatattcaactttattgcattgtaaatctctggacttgtgcacaaaattgatgaggcttagcgacgtccgttcttaaaacttgaagatgttgatgatggtgatcaaaattttgggcacggtttccctcgtcatcatttgagtttcatgtcctgcatggttagtgaaatttggggcttctcccgacattgctcttttagggtcatgagcttgaccaagcgcaaagcaaaatcgagatttgtaattatttgtaaacatgtgcaacataatcacatcctcaattaaatttcatcaacaaggcatggtgtaataaaatgcagcatgtgtttcttgcatagcgcagagctcattattaggcagaggttctttaagcgtGAAATCgacattctcaagaaactctaacctatcatcatgaaaagaacaaggcatagaatttaaactttcattccgactatcggttcgagcatgagatttttaaagattatcaacaaaaccaatagaagcttgagaattcaatgtataccttagcctcggagctttttcatactcattggagtcatggtgcttagtgcgagatgtcatcttgatgcactcttcgtggtccgtcgtggtttgcttctcacgtctccatgtgttgattgttgcgctcttgtaatccgtcgtggtttgtttgcaacatcttcgtttgtcgaaggtcgaccgcttgtgccttcatttgccaatgtcattggggttcttcctctactccaagcctctgaattttatcatgtacacttgatgaaagcatcgcccaagctccccttcattgttgacatcgtcatcttctctatcttgttctcatcgcgttgcttctgcctcttcttcatggaatatctcctgtatactcaacagaacatataccaaaatatagctctattgaaaagtttatgaaattacctttccaacaagtggtcattcgctttaaatggagtccaaacgagagagttacgaccgttttactttagtgctgcgtgctgtccagaaaatttcagagtgcacgaccttcgatgttttggccataacttcttgtagggaacttcgattgacttcattcttgattcgttggaaccagaacttcatggggcttttgaatatataaaaatatactgcaattttcttctgaggtcgagtataatattgatgataacaatgacttcttacgaatctatccgaagatgtcgatgatcttgatcttgtggtcttcggagcgtcttgttgtgcatccttggcttcaaggtcatcaccattgattcaccagcgagtagcatggctccaatggtctgtctccattgttcttgctttgcctaaggtatcgggatcgaaggaggctcccgtgctttgtgtcgatgatcagagtggtctctttctttgattatacttgactagaagcttcttgagtatcccatggagaagatgggtggcatcatggttcctctaatcttgttgcctccagcattggtcaacttcaaatcatcaacttttgtgcacaaggtcctccaaatatcttgcgacatcgtcatcactttctccattgtttgttgctgcctcttcttcgttgaattccttgatcatcctgcacagaatatgtaccaaaattctactccagggaaagccttatgaaattaccttttcaacgagtggtcattgattccaaacggactccggatgaagaagttatggttgttttactccggcactgcgctctgtcccgagacatttcagaacgcgcagtgttgaaagattttactataactcttcacaccgatctccaaaattcacgattcttgatgcgttggaaagaaggcttgatggagctttacaatatataattttctctcatggtacttctctgatcatggatgaaaatctcatcacaacagtaGCACTTTggggatgatgatgatccgatcgtacaattttctttttgggcatgcttcatacctattgcttgaacaaacaattctttctaaaaacatcagtctttaaaatcaattgacacggtggcataccttatttatcatcttttgttttggggagtggggactcgatagtgtatgctgggccactaacaaaagttagcacctaccactaaagagcgggtcttcgcgtagccatcaacttgcttgagtgagattggacttgtcaaagtacgtacgttgagaacttctcaatcgctttgtgtctagggttttacctgcattcatggacacaaacaagaaacataggatatatgcaataataaaattagggttagtccaaaaagatagatagatctccctagggttcgagttgccgatccccggcaacggcgccagaaaagcttgttgacactccttagagccccaatttacgtaccgcaagcacacggatcatggtagcttttcccttagagtactcccccaaggtttatcaatccgtggatcggaagcgaactgaatagggtttaccatctaatctatcaaacctatcctaaacatgaagcgaagattgcataaaactgaatacttgatagatatgaatgaagcataagtgttcatcacacccacaacagTAGAttagataacacaaccaaggagctagggcctatcgtctctaggtacagttctagtcaaaaaggtgatcaaaacatagattgcatctcaactaaaggtacacgaaatcatctcttaGAAAGGCGACTCGCAAGTGTCCTACTTTCACAAGGTCGCTGGTGCGAGGTACGTGTTaatgcctaaggtttcccaaagctttaccccaaacgcccaccaagtgctcttactcgaagctcctcctcttggtggccgcgcaacgactcccatggtactcgccatcgatcctattccacatcatgtcgtcgctagaatttttccctccgccatgctgtcaccacaccggggtaatcaaccaactagctaaaacatgctacctcaacatatccgcaagatatagactaatcaccacgaatagatctaatcttactatgaacatatggatgcatcacatatgagaaagaaagtatgcattgaagtagaccaaagtcgagacaactagaataaagagtagattgatatcaccatcgtgtgtgtacacaCTCCGACGAATcttggggatgactcccgaactccaccatggcacaacctcgcagggaggccatggcggctaggggtggcctaagccatcttctaggtaccttcgaagacttgcggcggccgtcgtctccctccagcCTTGGCCCttggttttcgtcgagttctgggtggattgatcccccgagttgaatacggtgcgagctatttataagccgaggaagccaccggtcgaaggggaggctgaaccgcctcggaaacggtctaggccggccggcctaccctctttcgggaccgcctcggtctcctctttcgcgtgtagactcctcgcatcatctagagtttatgtccttcacgattgcacccctttggacgtcgttatcttggagatatcctcgaggaaaggataggatagggaatcattccttaaatcttcatttgctttgcttaatcccaaagtatcttgatctcatctttgtgggcttggtcctttgggctctcttggaggatggatgtgcatgaatgggcttcgaatcaacatgggctttggtccttcctttgggctttggccttcgtctttctccgtgttagcgctcgatcacgggcctcgtcgttTCATGCTcgaaaataggccaaaaacctgcaaaaacgaagttcctccaaaatatatgtgcaaatgtgaaaatgaccaataattaggctggggttaggacggttagtgattttgatattaaattcatgccattatcaacgataaacaagggataaaatgggtacttaaggagcgccaacattggGTAACCCTACGGGGTTCACCCTTGTCCTTaattaggacaccctactcgtgTGCTCAATTCCTTTGAAGGACTAAGTATGAGCCGAGTACTTTTTAGGATATGTGCCTAACTTGGGTAACCCTACGGGGTTCACCCTTGTCCATAATTAGAACACCCTACTCGTGTGCTCAATTCCTTTGAAGGATTTAGTATGAGCCGAGTAGTTTTTAGGCTACGTGCCTATTTTGGGTAACCCCACGGGGTTCACCCTTGTCCTTAATTAGGACACCTTAGTCGTGTACTCCATTCCTTTGAAGGAGTTAGTATGAGCCGAGTAGTTTTTAGGCTACGTGCCTAACTTGGGTAACCCTACGGGGTTCACCCTTGTCCTTAATTAGGACACCTACTCGTGTGCTAAATTCCTTTGAAGGGTATGAGCCGAGTAGTTTTTAGGCTACGTGCCTAACTTGGGTAACCCTACGGGGTTCACCCTTATCCTTAATTAGGACACCCTAGTAGTGTGCTCAATTCCTTTGAAGGACTTAGTATGAGCCAAGTAGTTTTTAGGCTACGTGCCTATTTTGGGTAACCCCATGAGGTTCACCCTTGTCCTTAATTAGAACACCCTACTCGTGTGCTCAACTCCTTTGAAGGACTTAGTGTGACCCGAGTAGTTTTTAGGCTACGTGCCTAACTTGGATAAACCTATGGGGTTCACCCTTGTCCTTaattaggacaccctactcgtgTGCTCAATTCCTTTGAAGGACTTAGTATGAGCCGAGTAGTTTTTAGACTACGTGCCTATTTTGGGTAACCCCACGAGGTTCACCCTTGTCCTTaattaggacaccctactcgtgTGCTCAACTCCTTTGAAGGACTTAGTATGAGCCGAGTAGTTTTTAAGCTACATGCCTAACTTGGGTAACCCCATGGGGTTCACCCTTGTCCTTAATTTGGACATCCTACTCGTGCGTTCAATTCCTTTGAAGGACTCTGATGAGCAGAGTAGTTTTTTAGGCTACGTGCCTAACCTGGGTAACCCCATGGAGTTCACCCTTGTCCTTTATTAGGGCACTCCACTTGCCAGCTCATTGCTTTGAAGGACTCTGGCGAGCCGAGTGGTTCTTTGGCTATACGCCCACATAAGGTAATCCTATGGGATCTTTCCTTCTGCAATTAAGACATTCTACTCGATAGCTCATTCCTCTGAAGGACATAGACGAGCCGACTAGAATTAAGTACCCTGCTCACTACTTTGCCTATCCTTTGCAACTCAAAGGAACAATGACCTAAATAAAGTCGGcaggaacaaaagcaattatGCTTGAACCGGATAAACATCCTACTACTACTACTCCAAAGTGAGTAAGCGCCTTATTGCCACAATCTAGTACACAACGTGCTCAGGCATAAGTACTATTGGCTTGGCGCGATACTGATGTCTAAAGATCCCTACATCTTACATTCATCAAATACGCTAACAGCTCAAagcattacgactaagtacaaAGCAACATAAATTTGTACATGTCAAAACTCATTTGTGGCACAGATGACCAAATTGTATCTGACATACAGCATGGTACCACATTAAACACTAATGAGTTCAAGACTCTTGCTCTAGGCTGTCGACGATTACATCGGCTACTAGCTTGACCTCCCCTAGGAACTCGTCGAACTTGTCCTCATAGCAGTCTGGACTCATACCATCTCCGAGGGGGGCAAAGTTTGCCTGGGGCTAGTAGGACTTCACCAACCAAGCACATGAGACACGTACTGTCAAATGGTGTCCGAGAGGTACTTCATGATGCTTTGTGGAGCTCTTTGCAGACCCTCTAGCAGGGTCAGCGGTGTTCCAGCATCCTCCTCAGAAGTGTCCACCATGTCGACAACCGCTTGAGCAGCGGCCTTCTTCAgctcgtcgagttctggttgcaAAAGAGATTTTGATTTAGATAGATCCTTGATTTGCTGCATCATCTCAACGAGCTGAACATCGAAGTCTTGTTTCATTTTCTACAGCTTTTCGATCTCATCTGCGCGACGGTACATAAGAAGCTCTAAGTCAGTCATCATATCTTCTTGAATGGCTAACAACTTTTTGAGTTTTGCATGTACATAACAAATCAAATAAGCGCCAGATGCAGCAAAGAAAGCTACCTGACTACTCAACAGCTCGACTACGCGACAAAAGCTAAGTAGCTTACCTCTCTGTTACGTATAGCAGTCTTTATGCTTTGCCAGCTGAGACGTAACCCTCTCTTCGAGAGCTTCCTTCTCCCCCGCGAGTTTGGCACCCTGTTCTCGCAGGAGGCAAACTTCTTGGTTTTCTTGGACCTTAACATTCTCATGCTCGGCCATGTCCTGAACAACAGGCCCGAGTTAGCAACAAACTACTCGATCTGCAAAGATAAGTACTCGAAGATAACGCTACTTACCACCAGAAGCTTCTGGCACTCAGTCATCTGACCTTGTACACGTTTTTGGCATTTCGCCATGTTTTCCTGTACAAATTTAATCTTTTCTGCTGGCAGTGGTGTATTCTGTGCAGGAGCAGTTGAAGCATCTTCTCCCACTGCCAGCGAGGTCATCTCCGCTCCCTTGGGCCCAGCATCCTTGACGATCTGCCCTGCGGGCACTTCTTGGAGTATTGGACCTACTGCGACTTTCCAGATAAACATTTTGGGCAAAAGGAAAAGCGATGCAATCAAAAGGAGATGGCAAGATGGACTTACCTGAGGGATTATCAGTTGCTGGAGCTTGGTTATCCCCTTTGGAAGGGGATTCTGCTGTCTCCTTGATAGGAGAATCCCTAACAAAGGAACTGACCATATCATCGATGGCCTTGGTGTCGGCGAGCGGCATGTCCTTGGGCGCCTCTGCCACAGGCTTGGGAGCTGAAGGTGTAGAATCAGGAGCACCTCCCATCCAAAAGTCCGCTTTGCTGAAGAAAAAGTCAAATTAAGTACCCGACAAGAAGCCAAAGACGAATCAGAACCAAAAATCCATTCAAGAAGACTTACAGGGGCACCCTCTTGATAGGCAGTTTTCCCCTCTTCATCAGCTTCGGGACCGGATGGACCACCATTGTACTCGACGTCGTCGAGACTCCGGTGGTCCCAATCCCTTGCCCTTCCTGGGGGCTGGCATTCTTCTTCTCCCCCGTAGGAACATCCTGCTGGGTGGGGGAAGCTCCTGTACCTCCCAAAGCACGAGAGCCTGGAGTCATTATCTTCTCGGGACCACTCCCCAGAGCAGAAGAATCTGGCGGAATGGTCCTGGTCTCTCTTGACGGGTCCACTAGGTCAGGGGAGACAATTGCTCCCGACCtggcatcatccccagatgctgcAACCTTCGGGGTCGTGCTCGCCGGGCTAAaagaaaagaagcaagcagcAAAAAGCAACTCGATGAAATACCAGAAGTAATCGACTAAATTGTAAAAACAACAAGACAAGTACCAAGACATACCTATCATCGCCACCCTGGGTGGACGCCTTGCGCTTGCGCACAGTCGTATGCGGCGCCTTCGGGTGCCCGGCCCCTGCATCCTCCCCTGTGCTAGGACTTTGGTTACCTCTGCCTCCACCTCATGTCGTTCCTTCAGTGTCTGCATGGCCAGTTTCCTTATCAGAGTCACTGTCTGTGAAATCATCAATTATAGGGAGATCACCAGTGCGAGGCTTTGGCCTTGCATGCGCACTTGGAAGAAGATGGGAGGGGCGATTAATGCCTGGGAGATGAACATACAGAGCCTTGTCTACTGCATCAAGCACTCGCTGTACTTGATGCAGAGCGTCTTTCTCGGAAATCTCTGCAATCGAATAGCGGGATGGATCACTAGTTCCAAGATACTCAAATCCAGGCTTGACCCGGTACTGTAGCGACTGGATTCTTCGCTTCATCCAGTCCATCACTACAGCCGCTCTGGACATTTTCTCCTTCTTTAAATCCTCAATCCACTTGAGTAGATCTTGGATTTGGCTATCATCCACTGGACCCATATTCCATTCTGGCCTGACGGTCGGGGGTCCAGGGGTAATCTCTAGCAGCGCGGTGTTATGGTTCCCAACGTAAAACCATTTCTGTTTCCGGTCGATCACCTTACTTGACAGCTTATATGAGATGTACACCTTATCCATCCCTTGACGGAGCTGGATACCCGCACCTCCAACCACATCTATTTCTTTGGAGTTGGGCTGAGGTTTCAGGTGGAAGAGACAGCGAAAAAGCTCGAAATGTGGCTCGATGCCCAagaaagcttcgcacaaatgtacgaagatggaaatatgcAGGATGGAGTTTGGGAGCAAATGATGCAGTTGAATCCCGTAGTAGTAAAGAAGACCGGAGAAGAAATTGGAGCAAGGGACAGCAAACCCACGCTCAATATAAGGAGAAAAAGCGACGATTTCActcgtattttcatacggatgacTATGGCCCAGGGCATGACGCCACTGGACCACAGATCATGAATGCAAAAGCCCTTCATTTACAAGGGATTGCAACTGAGTTTCTGTACACTTACTTGGTAACCACCCGTCTTTTAGAGTGGATCCAGCATCTGCGGACTCCCTGTCCTTCCCCTTGATGGATTTCTTCGGTGCCATGCGGAAGGTGACGAGTCGCTTCACGTGCATGCACTCGGTGTTCTACTAGAGGCTCAAGGAAGGCGATGAGCTCAAGAGAAAGAGTGGATCAGGGCGCAAGAGGAAAGCGAACTctggaatagatctaatctcgcTAGTGGCAGAGAATGGCGGCCAGTGCAGTGGATAGCTAATGCAGTAAAAAACCCTAATTTACCGAGCACTTAAATAGACAGTAgcggtggcaacatggtaaatACCAAGAAGTCCAAGGGACATTTTTTTCCCTGCGGTAATTTAGGACTTTCTGAAATCCGTTTAACCATTTTTTTGGGATTACATTCCGAAAAAAGAGGATACACAGATACTAATTCCTAAAACTACCCGATTTCACAATCAGGTTGGATTACATGACATACATCGTCCATTGGCCATTACAAAGCTTCAAAGCATGTTATTCCCAGATGGGAATAAACATATTTACGTCCTAGGAGAAAAATTTCAAGTGTAAGAAGACACACATCGGTATGAGCATTACAAgtcctcttcttgcatcttgAAATGgaatttctctttctctctggATATATTACAACAAGGAATTGTCTCCCAACCGGAGATGCCATTTCTTGGGAACTTCCATGGCGGAATATCCAAGAGTATGACACAGCCAGACCACTGATATCCTTGAAGCTCCTCCCACCTTTATAATCATAGGGACAAGACGCCCAGGATGGCTAAGATGGAAGTTGCATGGAAGATAGTCTAGCCCAAACTATCCTTGTTGCTCGCAAGTACTCTTCTAGCACCAGTTGCTAGGGAGAAACTACTCCTATCAGGAGGACGAGAGCTACTCAGAAGGAAACACCaattgtcagacccggggcagcgggactgcttataggcatagaatgttctagagtaagggatagctcatggatgtatcttacctctcttgtaactacccgaataggcgtagaactaccTGCAGtataaaggaaactacccgattgtgttgtaataggattccaactgtactcggctaggactttacgtgtaaccctgtccccccggatatataagggcgggcagggacaccctcaaaacaatcaacacctaaggcaatacaaacaaccacacaggacgtagggtattacgcaactcgcggcccgaacctgtctaaatctttgtgttccttgcaccatcgagttccagagcagtcgatccctatcGGATTGTTATTCCGTCTAATATaccaggggtgtacccggcggtagagttttaggatggggatctcaggaccaagacctcgatggtaacacgaagacgctgggacttagacaggttcgggccatggtgagcgtaataccctacgtcctatgttcGGGGTTGTACTAGGGTTTGCAGGATGCTGTGAAAAGTGGAGAGAGTCTATGGGTAGGCCTacgtctcctttatatagaccaggaggcataggggtacaaggaatgatatattcgggttgttttacaaggaaggaggtcggttaagatccctacaTATCCGGGTCTCTAGTTAGAGCCTCTCATTCTGATCCTCTGAGAATCCTTTCCACGCACGGCCGAGTCCCGCACGCCGAGTAGttgtagccgagtcaccgagcagggtagtctcccgggttcggggaccccactcggcagggaggtacatagatctacctccgtcaaaCCCCCGAGCGTCGGAGGATTGAGTCAAACTTTGTGGTACTTGAGCGAAGTC
The genomic region above belongs to Panicum virgatum strain AP13 chromosome 8N, P.virgatum_v5, whole genome shotgun sequence and contains:
- the LOC120685117 gene encoding uncharacterized protein LOC120685117 — its product is MDKVYISYKLSSKVIDRKQKWFYVGNHNTALLEITPGPPTVRPEWNMGPVDDSQIQDLLKWIEDLKKEKMSRAAVVMDWMKRRIQSLQYRVKPGFEYLGTSDPSRYSIAEISEKDALHQTVTLIRKLAMQTLKERHEVEAELLFAACFFSFSPASTTPKVAASGDDARSGAIVSPDLVDPSRETRTIPPDSSALGSGPEKIMTPGSRALGGTGASPTQQDVPTGEKKNASPQEGQGIGTTGVSTTSSTMVVHPVPKLMKRGKLPIKRVPLKADFWMGGAPDSTPSAPKPVAEAPKDMPLADTKAIDDMVSSFVRDSPIKETAESPSKGDNQAPATDNPSGPILQEVPAGQIVKDAGPKGAEMTSLAVGEDASTAPAQNTPLPAEKIKFVQENMAKCQKRVQGQMTECQKLLVDMAEHENVKVQENQEVCLLREQGAKLAGEKEALEERVTSQLAKHKDCYT